From the Lathyrus oleraceus cultivar Zhongwan6 chromosome 4, CAAS_Psat_ZW6_1.0, whole genome shotgun sequence genome, one window contains:
- the LOC127137779 gene encoding protein FAR-RED IMPAIRED RESPONSE 1, with translation MDNSSIFIEYGSSQGEDVEVDHGNCGGDDDDSLWVPAIGMWFSYLEEVKTYYQEYALKKGFGWRIRSSKKGEDGEVNYLILSCSREGSNISKNSCTLKTLLSRAKNCPAKICIKLKQDGLWYITQFESKHSHETNPTKVRLFKANKKMNLHVRRTIQINDDAGVRINNTFQSLVKDAGGHENISFCEKDVRNYINKERCAIGKEGDGKALISYFCKMREQNTYFLYDIDLHDNFHVRNVFLADARSRAAYEYFGDVVTFDTTYLTNKYDMPFAVFVGVNHHGQSTLLGCGLLSGEDTYSFVWLFKSWLLCMLEKAPLGIVTDQCKAMKNSIELVFPITRHRWCLWHIMKKIPKKLSGYGIQKDQFVKQYDNALRSRAEKEFEVDFNSMGTTIPCGSNSSIEKQFQSEFTNAKFKEIQVEFRSKMNCSATLNSMEGGFATYHVLEEILVGDMRKERERIISLSEKYVLTRWKKNIKRKHSYIKTSYGVTELRPQMDRFDKLCKHFYEVAEVDAESEETTEDLHEALHLFSSYMSTKDSALIEENLNDDFNPINSNRNCSPKHVKHKGRPPSKRKTFVVETIAKRSRKRTKKVITVSLLQSEIVEWWKISLEVGNCMSFMDLLTTCETPLTGSSQYCKLTFVIIQIVLNFVGVYSI, from the exons GATGACTCACTTTGGGTTCCTGCAATTGGGATGTGGTTTTCTTATCTAGAGGAAGTTAAAACATATTATCAAGAGTATGCTTTAAAAAAGGGGTTTGGATGGAGGATTAGATCATCGAAAAAAGGAGAAGACGGGGAGGTCAACTACCTAATACTTTCATGTTCAAGAGAGGGGTCTAATATTTCAAAAAATTCATGCACGTTAAAGACACTACTATCTAGAGCGAAAAATTGTCCTGCCAAGATTTGTATTAAATTGAAACAAGATGGTTTATGGTATATTACACAATTTGAATCTAAGCATTCTCATGAGACTAACCCTACAAAAGTAAGATTGTTCAAGGCTAACAAGAAAATGAACTTACATGTGAGGAGAACAATCCAAATCAATGATGATGCGGGAGTAAGGATCAACAATACTTTTCAATCGCTTGTGAAAGATGCAGGAGGACATGAAAATATTTCCTTTTGTGAAAAAGATGTGAGGAATTATATTAACAAAGAGCGTTGTGCAATTGGAAAAGAAGGAGATGGTAAGGCTTTGATTAGTTATTTTTGTAAAATGAGGGAACAAAATACATATTTCTTATATGACATAGATTTGCATGATAATTTTCATGTGAGGAATGTATTTTTGGCTGATGCAAGAAGTAGAGCCGCTTACGAATATTTTGGAGATGTTGTAACTTTTGACACAACATACTTGACTAACAAGTATGACATGCCTTTTGCTGTATTCGTGGGTGTGAATCACCATGGTCAATCAACATTACTTGGTTGTGGATTACTATCAGGTGAAGACACGTATTCTTTTGTGTGGCTATTTAAGTCATGGCTTCTTTGTATGCTAGAAAAAGCACCTTTGGGTATTGTGACCGATCAATGTAAGGCTATGAAAAATTCTATTGAGTTAGTCTTCCCTATAACTCGTCATAGGTGGTGTTTATGGCATATAATgaaaaaaattccaaaaaaacTTAGTGGATATGGAATACAAAAGGATCAA TTCGTGAAACAATATGATAATGCTCTTAGAAGTCGGGCAGAAAAGGAATTTGAAGTTGATTTTAATTCGATGGGTACAACAATTCCATGTGGATCAAACTCGTCCATTGAGAAACAATTCCAAAGTGAGTTTACGAATGCTAAATTCAAGGAAATTCAAGTAGAATTCAGATCTAAAATGAATTGTTCTGCCACATTAAATAGCATGGAAGGTGGCTTTGCTACGTATCATGTGTTGGAGGAGATATTAGTTGGAGACATGCGCAAAGAGCGA GAGAGGATTATAAGTCTTTCAGAGAAGTATGTTTTAACAAGATGGAAGAAAAACATTAAAAGGAAGCATTCATATATCAAGACTAGTTATGGTGTAACAGAGTTGAGGCCACAAATGGACAGGTTTGACAAATTATGCAAGCATTTTTATGAGGTTGCTGAAGTAGATGCTGAGTCAGAAGAGACTACCGAAGACCTCCATGAAGCATTACATTTGTTTAGCTCTTATATGTCCACAAAGGATAGTGCACTTATTGAAGAAAACCTCAATGATGATTTTAATCCAATCAATAGTAATAGAAATTGCAGTCCAAAACATGTCAAGCACAAAGGTCGTCCTCCATCTAAAAGAAAAACATTTGTCGTCGAAACAATTGCTAAGAGGTCAAGGAAGCGAACAAAAAAAGTGATCACAGTGAGCTTACTACA GAGTGAAATTGTGGAATGGTGGAAAATCAGTTTGGAA GTTGGAAATTGTATGTCATTCATGGATCTTTTGACAACATGTGAAACACCCTTGACGGGTTCATCTCAA TATTGTAAATTGACTTTTGTCATAATCCAAATTGTACTAAACTTTGTTGGTGTATATAGTATATAA